Proteins from a single region of Gordonia hongkongensis:
- a CDS encoding TetR/AcrR family transcriptional regulator, whose product MRQRLLTSALTLLERRPGRRPTTAELADHAHVSIGTVYRYFADMDAIIEELRLAAVHDITATLASGIGRAMDQQPDTAMVTVVETLVSSFESHAPVLRASLEIGEHGFGDAWAEVEGPLLPLARILPSRMRPDLDDRAIDELVFLTMGATASLCLRIALQRPREADRTSLIAMAARMLLAAFDSPPSGSAGRVSAG is encoded by the coding sequence ATGAGGCAGCGCCTCCTCACGTCGGCGCTCACTCTCCTGGAGCGTCGTCCGGGCCGACGGCCCACCACCGCCGAACTCGCCGACCACGCGCACGTCAGCATCGGGACGGTGTATCGCTACTTCGCCGACATGGACGCGATCATCGAGGAGCTGCGCCTCGCGGCCGTTCACGACATCACCGCCACCCTCGCGAGCGGGATCGGCCGGGCGATGGATCAGCAACCGGACACCGCGATGGTCACGGTGGTCGAGACCCTCGTGTCATCGTTCGAGTCACATGCGCCGGTACTGCGCGCCTCGCTCGAGATCGGCGAACACGGCTTCGGCGACGCCTGGGCCGAGGTAGAGGGACCGCTCCTTCCGCTGGCGCGGATCCTCCCGTCACGGATGAGGCCCGACCTCGACGATCGGGCGATCGACGAACTGGTCTTCCTCACCATGGGCGCGACCGCGAGCCTGTGCCTGCGCATCGCCCTGCAACGCCCGCGCGAGGCCGACCGGACCTCGCTCATCGCGATGGCGGCACGAATGTTGTTGGCGGCCTTCGACTCACCGCCGTCGGGCAGTGCTGGTCGAGTAAGTGCTGGGTGA
- a CDS encoding MFS transporter: MTSTTAEVEAGTAPKRAKAILVALILVAGVANINLAVANVALPDIGKALDASSTQLNLVAVGYSLGLAASVLYFGALGDRHGRKRMLVIGMCLSIPASLVAGFAPNVEVLFGARLVGGIAAGLAFPTTLAVITALWSGPKRVRAIAAWSAFGGAISALGPVLSGALLEILAWHSVFLVTLPLAVVALIAAWRLVPDDNGDQAAVVDNLGGVVSIVMVGSLVLAINFAPNSDQRLQVYILAAIALLAGAGFVWRQLRVRVPLFDLRIAARRTFWVAAVGGLIVFGTLMGAMFIGQQYMQNVLGYSTLAAGATILPAAAAMIVVAPRSAKLVQSMGSRFTLLSGYAFIVVGLVLAMLTWDEDAHFWHVGLVYVLVGVGVGLAGTPASQSLTGSVPVQRAGMASSMSDLQRDLGGAILQSTLGAILTAGYANQLRDTISGSPQADQVTEQTEAALTKSFSSAEVLAERYPQYADQIIAAARDAFVQGDKNAYGAAAAIVVVGAAVVFFFYPRHEAERTAMAEYAKQRSL, encoded by the coding sequence ATGACGTCGACAACGGCCGAGGTCGAGGCGGGGACGGCTCCGAAGCGGGCGAAGGCGATCCTGGTCGCGCTGATCCTGGTCGCCGGGGTGGCCAACATCAATCTCGCGGTGGCGAATGTCGCGCTACCCGACATCGGCAAGGCGCTCGACGCGAGTTCGACGCAGTTGAACCTGGTCGCGGTCGGTTACTCGCTGGGCCTGGCGGCGTCGGTGCTCTACTTCGGCGCGCTGGGAGATCGGCACGGGCGCAAGCGGATGCTGGTCATCGGCATGTGCCTGTCGATCCCGGCGTCGCTCGTCGCCGGATTCGCGCCCAACGTCGAGGTCCTGTTCGGAGCTCGTCTGGTGGGCGGCATCGCCGCGGGCCTGGCCTTCCCGACCACCCTCGCGGTGATCACCGCACTGTGGTCGGGGCCGAAACGGGTCCGGGCGATCGCCGCGTGGTCGGCATTCGGCGGTGCGATCTCGGCGCTGGGACCGGTCCTGTCCGGGGCACTCCTCGAGATCCTGGCCTGGCACTCGGTGTTCCTGGTGACCCTGCCGCTCGCCGTCGTCGCGCTGATCGCGGCGTGGCGGTTGGTGCCCGACGACAACGGCGACCAGGCGGCGGTCGTCGACAACCTGGGCGGCGTCGTGTCCATCGTGATGGTGGGCTCGCTGGTGCTGGCGATCAACTTCGCCCCGAACTCCGATCAGCGACTGCAGGTCTACATCCTGGCCGCGATCGCGCTGCTGGCAGGGGCGGGTTTCGTCTGGCGGCAGCTGCGCGTGCGGGTTCCGCTCTTCGACCTGCGGATCGCAGCCCGACGCACCTTCTGGGTCGCGGCGGTGGGCGGGCTCATCGTGTTCGGCACGCTCATGGGCGCGATGTTCATCGGCCAGCAGTACATGCAGAACGTGCTCGGTTATTCGACGCTGGCGGCCGGCGCCACGATCCTGCCAGCCGCGGCCGCCATGATCGTTGTGGCCCCGCGCTCGGCCAAACTCGTGCAGAGCATGGGTTCGCGGTTCACGCTGCTGTCCGGTTACGCCTTCATCGTCGTCGGCCTGGTGCTCGCGATGCTCACCTGGGATGAGGACGCCCACTTCTGGCATGTCGGTCTGGTCTACGTCCTCGTCGGGGTGGGCGTCGGTCTCGCCGGAACCCCGGCCTCGCAATCGCTGACCGGTTCGGTGCCGGTGCAGCGCGCGGGCATGGCGTCGAGCATGTCCGATCTGCAGCGCGACCTCGGCGGCGCGATCCTGCAGTCCACCCTCGGCGCGATCCTCACCGCGGGTTACGCGAATCAATTGCGGGACACCATCTCCGGTTCGCCGCAGGCCGATCAGGTCACCGAACAGACCGAGGCCGCGCTGACGAAGTCGTTCTCGAGTGCCGAGGTCCTGGCCGAGCGCTATCCGCAGTACGCCGATCAGATCATCGCTGCGGCCCGCGACGCGTTCGTACAGGGCGACAAGAACGCCTACGGCGCGGCGGCCGCCATCGTGGTGGTGGGTGCGGCGGTGGTGTTCTTCTTCTACCCCAGACACGAGGCGGAGCGAACGGCGATGGCGGAGTACGCGAAACAGCGCAGCCTCTGA
- a CDS encoding carboxylate--amine ligase, translating to MNSAGQTHVLITFGRSFLTLELARLMAAAGHRVSIVDSIPVGIGRFSNAVSDFHRVPPPKFEPLAYCLALARIVADNDVDMVIPVHEETDIIAMLAEVFPPECRLFLSDFTTENRLHNKYDFQELLVELGIPTRKFARVSGPEDVGSLDFTKPFALKHCYSRGSQKVHKVTPDDPLTWLEHDEQNPWIAQEWASGNNFCTYSVCHEGRVHAHATYPVDYAIDGSSCLNFRSVDHSRIAEWVSDFVRRANFTGQIGFDFIEDRNGGGDLFCIECNPRATSGIMMFTPEDGVDRAFLGTWDPDDGPITPGSGVDKMIGLGMLLYGWRPSSRKDRTLRDFVRDFRGASDVVSSPGDQKPALMLPFAYGGILRSCLKYRVGLAEGFMHDHEWDGLRISL from the coding sequence GTGAACAGCGCCGGACAAACCCATGTACTGATCACATTCGGCAGATCGTTCCTCACCCTGGAACTCGCGCGGCTCATGGCCGCGGCGGGTCACCGGGTTAGCATCGTCGACTCCATCCCGGTCGGGATCGGCCGATTCTCCAACGCGGTGAGCGACTTTCACCGCGTGCCCCCGCCGAAGTTCGAGCCGCTCGCATACTGTCTCGCCCTCGCCCGGATCGTGGCCGACAACGACGTCGACATGGTGATCCCGGTGCACGAGGAGACCGACATCATCGCGATGCTCGCCGAGGTGTTCCCGCCCGAATGTCGGCTGTTCCTCTCCGATTTCACCACCGAGAACCGCCTGCACAACAAGTACGACTTCCAGGAGCTGCTCGTCGAACTCGGAATCCCGACGCGCAAGTTCGCGCGGGTGTCCGGACCCGAGGACGTCGGATCGCTCGATTTCACCAAGCCGTTCGCGCTCAAACACTGCTATTCGCGGGGCTCGCAGAAGGTTCACAAGGTGACTCCCGACGATCCGCTCACCTGGCTCGAACACGATGAGCAGAACCCGTGGATCGCACAGGAGTGGGCGTCGGGGAACAACTTCTGCACGTATTCGGTCTGCCATGAGGGCCGCGTCCACGCCCACGCCACGTATCCGGTGGACTACGCCATCGACGGCAGTTCGTGCCTCAACTTCCGGTCCGTGGATCATTCGCGGATCGCCGAGTGGGTCAGCGATTTCGTTCGCCGGGCGAACTTCACCGGCCAGATCGGGTTCGACTTCATCGAGGATCGGAACGGTGGCGGCGACCTGTTCTGCATCGAGTGCAATCCGCGCGCCACGAGCGGGATCATGATGTTCACGCCCGAGGACGGTGTCGATCGCGCGTTCCTCGGGACCTGGGATCCCGACGACGGACCGATCACGCCCGGGTCGGGCGTGGACAAGATGATCGGGCTGGGCATGCTGCTCTACGGGTGGCGTCCGTCGTCGCGCAAGGACCGGACCCTGCGCGACTTCGTCCGCGACTTCCGCGGCGCGTCCGATGTCGTCAGCAGTCCGGGCGACCAGAAGCCCGCGCTGATGCTCCCGTTCGCCTATGGCGGGATCCTGCGCAGCTGCCTCAAGTACCGGGTCGGGCTGGCGGAGGGTTTCATGCACGACCACGAGTGGGACGGCCTCCGCATCAGCCTGTGA
- a CDS encoding EamA/RhaT family transporter, which yields MQLFVIGVIAACLAAVAYGMSTVLRALGARRVAEAAADEGEGITTENGAPTLSSTMSTLVDPAFILGTTLVVLGFAGGALAARFLPLFLSQTIVSANLVITALLGTIILNIALHTREWVAIWLVVTSLCLLGVASSHHTGGGEEVGFHWGLFVATLALCALALVGVYNLGPAGAIVGGASAGLLFGIIAIAVRILDGIQPFDPVALLTDPAAWTIAAAGAVGFYVQTVALQLGAVNGVTAVLVVGETAGPSLVGVVFLDDTAKPGLGWLAILGFVGAVIGAVLVAWYGSVDPDHLGEAPPMKGGWRRGREEPASDEEQGASPADADPEVADADLWTTDDPVFESRDSRRT from the coding sequence ATGCAGCTGTTCGTCATCGGCGTCATCGCCGCGTGCCTCGCCGCAGTCGCCTACGGGATGTCCACGGTCTTGCGCGCGCTCGGCGCCCGCCGCGTGGCAGAAGCCGCTGCCGACGAGGGTGAGGGCATCACCACCGAGAACGGCGCACCGACCCTCTCGTCCACGATGTCGACGCTGGTCGATCCGGCCTTCATCCTCGGCACGACACTGGTCGTCCTCGGCTTCGCGGGTGGCGCCCTCGCTGCCCGGTTCCTACCGCTGTTCCTCTCGCAGACCATCGTGTCGGCCAACCTGGTCATCACCGCCCTGCTCGGCACGATCATCCTCAACATCGCGCTGCACACCCGCGAATGGGTCGCCATCTGGCTGGTCGTGACGTCGCTCTGCCTGCTCGGCGTGGCGTCGTCCCATCACACCGGCGGCGGCGAAGAGGTCGGATTCCACTGGGGTCTGTTCGTCGCGACGCTCGCCCTCTGCGCTCTTGCTCTGGTGGGCGTCTACAACCTCGGTCCGGCGGGCGCCATCGTCGGCGGCGCATCGGCGGGTCTGCTGTTCGGCATCATCGCCATCGCCGTGCGCATCCTCGACGGAATCCAGCCGTTCGATCCCGTGGCGCTGCTGACCGATCCGGCCGCCTGGACCATCGCCGCCGCGGGCGCGGTGGGCTTCTACGTCCAGACCGTCGCCCTGCAGCTCGGCGCGGTGAACGGGGTGACCGCGGTGCTCGTGGTCGGCGAGACGGCCGGCCCGAGCCTGGTCGGGGTCGTCTTCCTCGATGACACGGCCAAACCCGGACTCGGCTGGCTGGCCATCCTCGGTTTCGTCGGCGCGGTCATCGGTGCCGTGCTGGTCGCCTGGTACGGCTCGGTCGACCCGGATCACCTCGGCGAGGCACCGCCCATGAAGGGCGGGTGGCGCCGTGGCCGCGAAGAACCCGCCTCCGACGAGGAGCAGGGAGCATCCCCGGCAGACGCCGATCCCGAGGTCGCGGATGCCGATCTGTGGACGACCGACGACCCCGTCTTCGAGAGCCGGGACTCCCGGCGCACCTGA
- a CDS encoding SCO6745 family protein — protein sequence MTSTSTGSAARLAYETLEPFHILAYFNPGLKGAQADTGLDPYAFYVGARGAPFGPCAASVVASAFYNFNHELIAKGWTAAVDAGLDRVHERRNQMLDDSLREILGESIDDSLLDELASAYYDLAARLPLGGRPLAAAWSTAPRPDTARLRLWHAIAILREWRGDNHIAALALNGLNGFDAAVFHESQLPDPTVRRPTLGKRIVLMTRGWSEQDWQDSVDRLVDAGLAERVEDGHRLTASGAATYDDIEATTDAVGEAIWAGTDDLLTRTRPVVKAVIDAGILPGTRTK from the coding sequence ATGACATCGACCAGCACGGGCTCCGCTGCCCGGCTCGCCTACGAAACCCTCGAACCCTTCCACATCCTGGCCTACTTCAACCCGGGACTGAAAGGCGCGCAGGCAGACACCGGGCTCGATCCCTACGCCTTCTACGTCGGTGCGCGCGGAGCGCCGTTCGGTCCGTGCGCGGCCTCGGTCGTCGCCTCCGCCTTCTACAACTTCAACCACGAACTCATCGCGAAGGGCTGGACGGCCGCCGTCGACGCCGGGCTCGACCGGGTCCACGAACGACGCAATCAGATGCTCGACGACTCGCTGCGAGAGATCCTCGGCGAGTCCATCGACGACTCCCTCCTCGACGAACTCGCCTCCGCCTATTACGATCTGGCCGCCCGACTACCCCTCGGCGGACGCCCGCTCGCTGCCGCGTGGTCGACGGCCCCGCGACCGGACACCGCGCGCCTACGGCTGTGGCACGCCATCGCGATTCTCCGAGAGTGGCGCGGCGACAACCACATCGCCGCTCTCGCCCTCAACGGTCTGAACGGCTTCGACGCGGCCGTCTTCCACGAGTCGCAGCTTCCCGACCCCACGGTTCGTCGTCCCACCCTGGGCAAGCGCATCGTGCTGATGACCCGCGGCTGGTCCGAACAGGACTGGCAGGACAGCGTCGATCGCCTGGTCGATGCCGGGCTGGCCGAGCGCGTTGAGGACGGGCACCGTCTCACCGCTTCCGGCGCGGCGACCTACGACGACATCGAGGCCACCACCGATGCTGTCGGAGAAGCCATCTGGGCCGGCACCGACGACCTCCTCACCCGGACGAGACCGGTCGTGAAAGCCGTCATCGATGCCGGAATCCTGCCGGGAACGAGGACGAAGTGA
- a CDS encoding nuclear transport factor 2 family protein, translating to MSAPAGGFEDLRAIESLKYRYLRSLDTKDWATFESTLTEDVTGNYGESLAFSNRNELVGYMRENVGPAVITEHRVAHPEIEIDGDTARGRWYLQDRVIVAGFSFMLIGAAFYDDTYRRTADGWRISSTGYDRTYEATVGLADVPSFALKVGPAVQV from the coding sequence GTGAGCGCGCCCGCCGGCGGCTTCGAGGACCTGCGGGCGATCGAGAGCCTCAAGTATCGATACCTGCGATCCCTCGACACCAAGGACTGGGCGACGTTCGAGTCGACGCTCACCGAGGACGTCACCGGTAACTACGGTGAGAGCCTGGCCTTCTCGAATCGGAACGAGCTGGTCGGATACATGCGCGAGAACGTCGGTCCCGCAGTCATCACCGAACATCGTGTCGCACACCCGGAGATCGAGATCGACGGGGACACCGCACGCGGACGCTGGTACCTGCAGGACCGGGTCATCGTCGCCGGGTTCTCCTTCATGCTCATCGGGGCGGCGTTCTACGACGACACCTACCGCCGCACCGCAGACGGATGGCGGATCAGCAGTACCGGTTATGACCGCACGTACGAGGCCACCGTCGGGCTCGCCGACGTGCCGAGCTTCGCACTGAAGGTCGGTCCCGCAGTCCAGGTCTGA
- a CDS encoding phosphoribosyltransferase — protein MRARIFADRREAGRLLGARVVEVRYGDGVPEAGATEPVVLGLARGGVPVAREVADAIAASTGRCAMDVLVVRKIGAPGHEEFAMGALTAHHLVVNDDIPRRLGVSRSEFDEAADRQRRILDDRERRYRGGRPGTELGGRTVILVDDGLATGSSMAVAVDSVRSAGATHVVVAVPTAPSDSIQRLRDRGADDVIVLVTPEPFRAVGLSYGDFTQVDDDEVIAALSRPGD, from the coding sequence ATGCGCGCCCGCATCTTCGCCGACCGCCGCGAGGCGGGTCGGTTGCTGGGTGCGCGGGTCGTCGAAGTCCGGTACGGCGACGGGGTTCCGGAGGCCGGTGCGACAGAACCTGTCGTCCTGGGACTCGCGCGCGGCGGGGTTCCGGTCGCCCGCGAGGTCGCCGACGCCATCGCGGCGTCGACAGGCAGGTGCGCGATGGATGTGCTGGTGGTGCGCAAGATCGGGGCGCCCGGCCACGAGGAGTTCGCCATGGGCGCGCTCACCGCGCACCACCTGGTGGTCAACGACGACATACCGCGTCGGCTCGGGGTGTCCCGCAGCGAGTTCGACGAGGCCGCCGATCGACAGCGGCGCATCCTCGACGACCGCGAACGACGTTACCGCGGCGGACGTCCCGGCACCGAGCTCGGCGGTCGGACGGTCATCCTGGTCGACGACGGTCTCGCCACCGGGTCGAGCATGGCCGTCGCGGTCGACTCCGTCCGGTCCGCCGGCGCCACCCACGTGGTGGTGGCGGTACCCACGGCACCCTCCGATTCGATTCAGCGACTGCGGGATCGGGGCGCCGACGACGTGATCGTCCTCGTGACGCCGGAACCGTTCCGGGCCGTCGGCCTGTCCTACGGCGACTTCACTCAGGTGGACGACGACGAGGTGATCGCGGCCCTCAGCCGGCCGGGCGACTGA
- a CDS encoding LuxR C-terminal-related transcriptional regulator: MSTNWPLVERDREFRTIQAALRGETTGCGVVLTGDSGVGKTTLARHVTAELPTGVRWVAGTESARSIPLGVFAHLVGPATSSDPVTYLAAARESLLADGDVVIGVDDAHLLDELSATLLHQLAIDRAVHIVATVRSGETVPDAVTSLWKDNHLTRITLSPFTKEQSVDLIESVLGGQLEEHSADLMWEASGGNALFLRHLVDGARQADTLRQVNGVWQLRGRAAITSELASLLEGRIEQLDAPVLGALKYLSLCEPLDIDVLAELAGEEAVEEAEIAGLVRITRDGRRLDVAFHHPLFGEVIRRRLGLVSSRRLRGRLVEALQSRPTNTPAERIRLADLAIESDVEIDLALVRTAARDALNLAQTPLGERFARAALDEGGGLEEAELLARAVMWQGHPDEARDILSRFSPDDLDEGRLVLWGNSIIGNTFWALGDADRADEILRLLTERVTHPALTPIVTGIASACALFENRIDEAITLSDTVLAESRALPWAVEWAVFGGSLARAVAGRGAEVGALAEHSREVEVDGLLRFPTGFGETLALTLTGRLDDADGAAGRFVSAAQAAQYLGWAMSGILVAAVELARGSCASVTRRMEQTLAILDSGRFSESWNFPAHIFLVQALSALGQADRAAAALAKARKRSGKHVAVFGPMLAIAAAWQSAAAGTVTPAVELAHSAAASARAAGQFAVEAEALHTAARFGDGGVADRLTELAERVDGPLSDLYARHAAALRDGDAVELDLCSTAFEDSGVCLSAADAAAQASVLHDAAGRRSATVASAAVANRLASQCGGLRTPALISAAQPLPLTSREREIANLAAAGLSNKDIAQRLTVSVRTVEGHLFRAYTKLDVGDRAELAELLLKDQRKPG, encoded by the coding sequence ATGTCCACGAATTGGCCGCTCGTCGAGCGCGATCGGGAGTTCCGCACGATCCAGGCGGCCCTCAGGGGTGAGACGACCGGCTGTGGGGTGGTCCTGACCGGTGACTCCGGCGTGGGCAAGACGACCCTCGCCCGGCACGTCACCGCCGAGTTGCCGACCGGGGTGCGCTGGGTGGCGGGCACCGAGTCCGCGCGCTCGATCCCGCTCGGTGTGTTCGCGCATCTCGTCGGTCCGGCGACGTCGAGCGATCCGGTCACCTACCTTGCGGCGGCCCGTGAATCGCTCCTCGCCGACGGCGATGTCGTGATCGGGGTCGACGACGCCCACCTGCTCGACGAACTGTCGGCGACGCTGCTGCATCAGCTCGCGATCGACCGTGCGGTGCACATCGTCGCGACGGTCCGCAGCGGCGAGACCGTCCCGGATGCGGTGACCTCGCTGTGGAAGGACAATCACCTCACGCGGATCACGTTGTCGCCGTTCACCAAAGAGCAGAGCGTCGACCTCATCGAGTCAGTGCTCGGCGGGCAGCTCGAGGAGCATTCGGCCGATCTCATGTGGGAGGCCTCCGGTGGGAACGCCCTGTTCCTACGGCATCTCGTCGACGGTGCGCGGCAGGCCGACACGCTGCGGCAGGTCAACGGCGTGTGGCAGCTACGCGGACGCGCCGCCATCACCTCGGAGCTCGCATCGCTGCTCGAGGGGCGGATCGAGCAACTCGACGCGCCGGTTCTCGGGGCCCTCAAATACCTCAGTCTGTGCGAACCCCTCGACATCGACGTCCTCGCCGAGCTCGCCGGCGAAGAAGCCGTCGAAGAGGCGGAGATCGCCGGGCTGGTGCGCATCACCCGCGACGGGCGGCGTCTCGACGTCGCCTTCCACCATCCGCTGTTCGGTGAGGTGATCCGGCGCCGCCTGGGTCTCGTGTCGTCGCGGCGGCTGCGTGGCCGGCTCGTCGAGGCGTTGCAGTCACGGCCCACGAACACCCCGGCCGAGCGGATTCGGCTCGCCGATCTCGCGATCGAGAGCGACGTGGAGATCGACCTCGCGCTGGTACGGACCGCCGCACGCGATGCCCTGAACCTCGCGCAGACGCCGCTCGGCGAGCGATTCGCGCGGGCGGCGCTCGACGAGGGCGGTGGACTCGAGGAGGCCGAGTTGCTCGCGCGGGCGGTCATGTGGCAGGGGCATCCGGACGAGGCGCGGGACATCCTGTCCCGCTTCTCGCCCGACGATCTCGACGAGGGTCGACTCGTGCTGTGGGGCAATTCGATCATCGGCAACACGTTCTGGGCTCTGGGCGACGCTGATCGGGCCGACGAGATCCTGCGGTTGCTGACCGAGCGGGTCACCCACCCGGCACTCACGCCGATCGTCACCGGAATCGCCTCGGCGTGCGCCCTCTTCGAGAACCGGATCGACGAGGCGATCACGCTGTCCGACACCGTCCTCGCCGAATCCAGGGCGCTGCCGTGGGCGGTGGAGTGGGCGGTCTTCGGTGGCAGCCTCGCCCGTGCGGTCGCCGGTCGGGGAGCGGAGGTCGGGGCGCTGGCCGAACACTCGCGCGAGGTCGAGGTGGACGGATTGCTCCGGTTCCCCACCGGTTTCGGCGAGACCCTCGCGCTGACCCTCACCGGCCGACTCGACGACGCGGACGGCGCCGCGGGGCGTTTCGTGTCCGCCGCGCAGGCCGCGCAGTACCTGGGCTGGGCGATGTCCGGAATACTCGTCGCCGCAGTCGAACTCGCCCGCGGATCGTGCGCCTCGGTGACCCGGCGGATGGAGCAGACCCTCGCCATCCTCGACAGTGGCCGGTTCTCCGAGTCGTGGAACTTCCCGGCCCACATCTTCCTGGTGCAGGCCCTGAGTGCGCTGGGACAGGCCGACCGTGCCGCGGCCGCGCTGGCCAAGGCGCGAAAGCGGTCCGGCAAGCATGTGGCCGTCTTCGGGCCCATGCTCGCCATCGCGGCGGCCTGGCAGTCGGCGGCCGCCGGAACCGTCACGCCCGCCGTCGAACTCGCGCACTCCGCGGCCGCATCCGCCCGTGCCGCCGGTCAGTTCGCGGTGGAGGCCGAGGCCCTGCACACCGCCGCCCGGTTCGGGGACGGCGGCGTCGCCGACCGGCTCACCGAACTGGCCGAGCGCGTCGACGGTCCGCTCTCGGATCTGTACGCGCGCCACGCCGCGGCCCTCCGCGACGGTGATGCGGTCGAACTCGATCTGTGCTCGACGGCGTTCGAGGACTCCGGGGTGTGTCTGTCCGCCGCGGACGCGGCCGCGCAGGCCAGTGTCCTGCACGACGCGGCGGGCAGACGGTCCGCGACCGTGGCGTCGGCCGCGGTGGCGAACCGACTGGCGTCGCAGTGCGGTGGCCTGCGGACTCCGGCGCTGATCTCGGCTGCGCAACCGTTGCCGTTGACCTCGCGCGAGCGGGAGATCGCCAACCTCGCGGCGGCGGGCTTGTCCAACAAGGACATCGCGCAGCGACTCACCGTCTCGGTCCGCACCGTCGAAGGGCATCTGTTCCGCGCCTACACCAAGCTGGATGTGGGTGACCGTGCCGAGCTTGCCGAGCTACTCCTCAAAGACCAGCGAAAGCCCGGCTGA
- a CDS encoding ABC transporter permease translates to MIAAINAERIKLASTRSPYWCLGVVVVLGLGFAVLLGAIAGGSYGSPGETDTLTDDFLLGVNQFGVAVLAIMSILGVTTEYRFGTIRPTFAAIPRRPQVLLAKAVVFGGLSFAVVAIVSVVAVVAAQVLAGVGVSLTGPETVRHLWGTPVFAMLCALIGLAVGALVRHSAGAVAIVLVWMLALERIVSVLPRVGEHIVSFLPFLNGWNFLAGGSDTFHWNAYGSLAYFAGFTIVLLAAAVAVTNARDA, encoded by the coding sequence GTGATCGCCGCGATCAACGCCGAACGGATCAAACTTGCCAGCACCCGGTCGCCGTACTGGTGCCTCGGCGTCGTCGTGGTGCTGGGCCTGGGCTTCGCGGTGCTGCTCGGCGCCATCGCCGGCGGTTCCTACGGCAGTCCCGGTGAGACCGACACCCTGACCGACGACTTCCTGCTCGGCGTCAACCAGTTCGGGGTCGCGGTGCTCGCGATCATGTCGATCCTGGGCGTGACCACCGAATATCGCTTCGGCACGATCCGACCGACGTTCGCGGCGATTCCGCGTCGGCCACAGGTCCTCCTCGCGAAAGCGGTCGTGTTCGGCGGACTCTCGTTCGCGGTGGTGGCCATCGTGTCCGTCGTCGCGGTCGTGGCGGCGCAGGTGCTCGCCGGCGTCGGAGTCTCTCTGACCGGGCCCGAGACCGTCCGGCATCTCTGGGGGACGCCGGTTTTCGCGATGCTGTGCGCGCTGATCGGCCTCGCGGTGGGCGCGTTGGTGCGGCATTCGGCGGGTGCGGTGGCGATCGTGCTCGTCTGGATGCTGGCCCTCGAGCGGATCGTGTCGGTGCTCCCGCGGGTGGGCGAGCACATCGTGTCGTTCTTGCCGTTCCTGAACGGGTGGAACTTCCTCGCCGGCGGGAGCGACACGTTCCACTGGAACGCCTACGGTTCGTTGGCCTACTTCGCGGGCTTCACGATCGTGTTGCTGGCGGCGGCAGTGGCCGTGACCAATGCCCGGGATGCGTAG
- a CDS encoding ABC transporter ATP-binding protein: MLQVANLTKDFGGQRAVDDLTFEVGPGRVTGFLGPNGAGKSTTMRMMLGLDRPTSGTATINGQRYRDLEHPLRQVGALLDARWVHPNRSARSHLRWLAASNRIPAARVDVVLETVGLTSVAKKRAGGFSLGMSQRLGLAGALIGDPHTLLFDEPVNGLDPEGIVWIRGFMRKLAAEGRTVLVSSHLLTEMSLTADHLVVIGRGRLIADCSVAEFTGRARQSVRVRGPQLEQLHAALAAAGLNPAPGDPDAHGRPVMRVPDTTTDRVGDLAAAAGITLHELAAESASLEEVFMSMTAHAVDYTAVDNRAVHDPDVHNPDAHNRAVGNHGE, translated from the coding sequence GTGTTGCAGGTAGCGAATCTGACGAAGGACTTCGGCGGTCAACGCGCGGTCGACGACCTCACCTTCGAGGTGGGGCCGGGACGGGTCACCGGTTTCCTGGGGCCCAACGGTGCGGGCAAGTCGACGACCATGCGGATGATGCTCGGACTCGACCGCCCGACATCGGGCACGGCGACGATCAACGGGCAGCGCTACCGGGACCTCGAGCATCCGCTGCGGCAGGTCGGTGCGCTGCTCGACGCCCGGTGGGTGCATCCCAATCGCAGTGCGCGGTCCCACCTGCGGTGGCTCGCGGCGAGCAACCGGATTCCGGCCGCCCGCGTCGACGTGGTGCTCGAGACGGTCGGGCTCACCTCGGTGGCCAAGAAGCGCGCCGGCGGCTTCTCGCTCGGTATGTCGCAGCGGCTCGGGCTGGCGGGTGCCCTGATCGGCGACCCGCACACGCTGCTGTTCGACGAGCCGGTCAACGGCCTCGACCCGGAGGGCATCGTGTGGATCCGCGGGTTCATGCGTAAGCTCGCCGCGGAAGGGCGGACGGTGTTGGTGTCGAGCCATCTGCTCACCGAGATGTCGCTCACCGCAGACCATCTCGTCGTCATCGGGCGGGGCCGGCTGATCGCCGACTGTTCGGTGGCGGAGTTCACCGGGCGGGCCCGGCAGTCGGTGCGGGTGCGCGGCCCGCAGCTCGAACAGTTGCACGCCGCGCTCGCGGCGGCGGGGCTGAATCCCGCGCCGGGCGACCCGGATGCCCACGGGCGCCCGGTGATGCGCGTGCCGGACACCACGACCGATCGGGTCGGCGACCTCGCCGCCGCCGCGGGCATCACCCTGCACGAACTCGCCGCCGAGTCGGCGTCACTGGAAGAGGTCTTCATGTCGATGACGGCGCACGCCGTCGACTACACCGCCGTCGACAACCGCGCCGTCCACGACCCCGACGTCCACAACCCCGACGCCCACAACCGGGCCGTCGGGAACCACGGGGAGTGA